In Bacteroidales bacterium, the DNA window AGCTTTAAAAGCTTGTGGATTATTCATGGCTAAATCGGCTAAAGCCTTACGGTTAAGCTCGATGCCTTTGGCATGAATTTTTCCCATAAATACCGAATAAGACATACCATACTCACGTACTGCTGCGTTGATACGTACAATCCATAACTGACGAAAGTTAGCTTTTTTCGCTTTACGATCGCGATAAGCATACGTCAATCCTTTTTCAACAGCATTTTTTGCTACTGTCCAAACATTTTTCCGACGACCAAATTGTCCTTTGGCCATCTTCATTACTTTTCTGCGTCTATTTCTAGCCGCAACTACATTTACTGATCTTGGCATTTTTTTAATTTTTTTTTCACTTTAGCGCCTTTCGGGCTTATAAGCTAAAGCAAAGGTTTAAAACTCTGTTACCTACAAGGCTAACAATCTTTTAACATTAGCTTCATCTGCTTTGTCAACCATAGCAACTTGCGTTAAGTTACGCTTTTGCTTTTTAGTTTTCTTTGTCAGAATGTGGCTTTTAAAAGCATGCTTCCTCTTTACTTTACCTGATCCGGTAAGGGTGAACCTTTTCTTAGCACCGGATTTAGTTTTCATTTTTGGCATTCTACAATTTATTAAATGATTAATATTAAATAAAGATATTTCTACCTGTTATTTCTTCTTTTTAGGAGCGATAATCATAATCATACGTTTACCTTCCAATTTTGGTAAGCGCTCAACTTTTCCTATCTCCTCCAAAGCTTGGGCAAATTTCAATAAAATTATTTCTCCTTTGTCTTTGTAAATGATAGAACGTCCTCTAAAGAAAACATCTACCTTCACTTTTGCTCCATCTTCCAGAAACTTAATGGCATGCTTCAACTTAAAATTGAAATCATGATCATCAGTATTTGGACCTAAGCGAATTTCTTTAACCACCACTTTAGCAGTTTTCGCTTTAATCTCTTTTTGCTTTTTCTTTTGCTCGTATAAAAACTTTTTATAGTCGATAATACGACAAACAGGGGGGTTGGCTGTTGGAGAAATTTCTACCAAATCCAATTCCAACTCTTTGGCTTTTTCAACAGCATCTCTGAGACTCAAAATCCCAGGCTCAACGTTTTCGCCAACAACACGCACAACTTGAGCTGTAATATACTCGTTGATTTTATGTAGGGCTTCTGGCCGTTTAAATGGTCGTCTTCCGCGGTATGGTGTTCTTTTTGCTATAGCTTTATCTCCTATTCGTTATGGATTTTATAATCCGATTATTTATAAATATTTTCTGTTTCTTCTTTAATATCTGCAATAAAATCGCTAATACTTTTACTTCCTAAATCACCTTCCTTATGTTTGCGAATTGAAACCGTATTGATTTCCTCTTCTTTTTCGCCTACAATAAGCATATAAGGAATTTTCTTCATTTCAGCATCTCTAATTTTCCGACCGGTTTTTTCACTTCGGTCATCAATTTGGGCGCGAATGTCAGCATTTTCGAGCAAAGTTAAAACTTTTTCAGCATATTTTTGATATTTTTCGCTGATTGGCAGGATAATAACCTGATCAGGAGTCAACCAAAGAGGGAAATTTCCGGCACAATGCTCAATCAAAACAGCTACAAATCTTTCCATCGATCCAAAAGGAGCACGGTGAATCATAACCGGACGATGCTTTTCATTATCGGCTCCAATATATTCCAATTCAAAACGCTCCGGAAGATTATAATCAACCTGAATAGTTCCTAATTGCCATTTTCTACCAATTGCATCTTTAACCATAAAGTCCATCTTTGGACCATAAAAAGCAGCTTCGCCATATTCTATAATGGCAGGAATACCACGCTCTTCTGCAACTTCTTTAATAGCATTCTCTGCTAATGTCCAATTCTCATCGGTTCCAATATATTTTTCTTTATTGTTAGGATCGCGTAGTGAAATCTGAACCGTAACATCATTAAAATCGAGAGCGCTAAAGATAAGCTCGATAATATCCATCACTTTCTTAAACTCATCCTTCACTTGCGAAGGCATACAGAAAATGTGGGCATCGTCTTGTGTAAATCCCCGAACACGTGTTAAACCGTGCAATTCACCACTTTGCTCATAACGATAAACAGTACCAAACTCGGCATAACGGATTGGCAAATCTTTATATGAATGAGGCTTATTTCTATATATCTCGCAATGATGCGGACAATTCATTGGTTTTAGCAAAAACTCTTCACCTTCGGCAGGCGTATGAATAGGTTGAAAACTATCTTCGCCATATTTAGCGTAATGTCCGGAAGTTACATACAATTCTTTTTGTCCGATATGAGGAGTAATAACCGGCTGGTAACCATAACGCTTTTGCACTTTCTTTAAGAAATTTTCCAAACGTTCGCGAAGCATAGCTCCTTTAGGTAACCAAAGTGGCAATCCTTTCCCTACCTTATCGGAAAAAGCAAATAATTCTAATTCTTTTCCAATTTTACGATGATCACGTTTCTTGGCTTCTTCAAGCAACTCAAGATAAGCTGTTAATTCTTTTTTCTTTGGAAAAGTGATACCGTAAATTCGAGTTAGCTGTTTGCGCTTTTCATCGCCACGCCAGTAGGCACCGGCAATATTCAATAATTTTACGGCTTTAATTGGTCCGGTATGCATCATATGAGGACCACGGCATAAGTCGGTAAATGTACCCGATTGATAAAAGGTAATAGAACCGTCTTCCAAATCGTTAATCAATTCCAACTTATACTCATCACCTTTTTTGGTAAAAAAATCAAGGGCTTCTTTTTTGCTTACTTCTCTTCTAATTAACACTTGCTTTTCTTTAGCAAGTTCCAGCATACGTTTTTCGATTTTCTCTAAATCGCTTTCCGAAATGCTGTAATCCATAAAATCTATATCATAATAAAAACCATTTTCAACATCCGGACCTATACCAAATTTTACACCGGGATAAAGCTGCTCAATAGCTTCGGCCATTAGGTGTGCTGAAGAATGCCACATTGCTGCTTTTCCTTCCGTATCGTTCCATGTAAACAGTTGCAAACTTGCATCTTCGTTTATAGCACGACTTGCGTCTACTACTTCTCCGTTTACTTTAGCGGCTAACACATTGCGAGCTAAACCCTCACTAATTTCCATAGCCACATCGTAAGCTGTACTGCCTTTAGGCATTTGCTTAAGCGAACCATCCGGTAATGTGATATTTATCATCATTTTTCTTTCAAATTTTGAGCCTGCAAAGATAGCAAAATAAGTTTTAAACTCTTGTTAGAAACACTATTAATTCAGATATTTAAAAAGAAATAACCAACAATATGGTAATAGCAGAAAAGATTATTCTACTAATCCTCGTCCTGTTTTTTTTATTTTCCCGGAAGCTTTAAGCTCCACTATTAATTTATCGAGGATACCATTGATAAATATTTTACTCTTTGGAGTAGAAAAATATTTTGAGATTTCTATAAACTCATTCATAGTAACTTTTACAGGAATAGAAGGCATTTCCGTTAGTTCCACCAAAGCCATTTTTAGGATTAACAAATCCATTAAAGCAACTCTATCAATTTCCCAATTCACAATTTTGGGTTTAATTATCTCTAAAAATTCATCAGAATGCATAATGGTCTTTTTAAATAATTCTCGAGCGAATATTAAATCCTGACCACCATACTTATCTAACTCATCTTTAAAAAGAGTTGGCAAAGCACGATTTTCATTCCAAGAAACTTTATAAGACGATATCGTCATCAAAACCAATTGAGCAACTAAAAAATAATCATCAGTCCAGTTTAAGTTAAGGTCTTCAAAATAAAACTGTAATGCTTCACTTGGGATTAAAACCTCTTCAAAAATTTTAGTAATAACTAATTTATCAATTTTATATGTAGAATTCTTTTCTGCAAGATATTGTTTATACGTATCTGCTTCGCGAATCTGATTATAAAGTTTGAGTACAAGCTCTTTTTCCTGCTTCCAGTTTATGTGTAAAGCAGCAGATTTTTTTTCTAAATCTTTATTCTCAGCTAATTGAACTAATAATGGATTACGAATAAATTTCTCGATCGGATTTAACTCTTCTTCGGTAGGATAATACTTCTTCTTGGCTTCTATCATTCGCTCTTCTGCAAATGCCCTTATTTCAACCAAAAGAGATAGTTGATAAATAAACAAATCATACACTTTTTCAAAGTGTTTC includes these proteins:
- the rpmI gene encoding 50S ribosomal protein L35, whose translation is MPKMKTKSGAKKRFTLTGSGKVKRKHAFKSHILTKKTKKQKRNLTQVAMVDKADEANVKRLLAL
- the infC gene encoding translation initiation factor IF-3, which codes for MAKRTPYRGRRPFKRPEALHKINEYITAQVVRVVGENVEPGILSLRDAVEKAKELELDLVEISPTANPPVCRIIDYKKFLYEQKKKQKEIKAKTAKVVVKEIRLGPNTDDHDFNFKLKHAIKFLEDGAKVKVDVFFRGRSIIYKDKGEIILLKFAQALEEIGKVERLPKLEGKRMIMIIAPKKKK
- the thrS gene encoding threonine--tRNA ligase; its protein translation is MINITLPDGSLKQMPKGSTAYDVAMEISEGLARNVLAAKVNGEVVDASRAINEDASLQLFTWNDTEGKAAMWHSSAHLMAEAIEQLYPGVKFGIGPDVENGFYYDIDFMDYSISESDLEKIEKRMLELAKEKQVLIRREVSKKEALDFFTKKGDEYKLELINDLEDGSITFYQSGTFTDLCRGPHMMHTGPIKAVKLLNIAGAYWRGDEKRKQLTRIYGITFPKKKELTAYLELLEEAKKRDHRKIGKELELFAFSDKVGKGLPLWLPKGAMLRERLENFLKKVQKRYGYQPVITPHIGQKELYVTSGHYAKYGEDSFQPIHTPAEGEEFLLKPMNCPHHCEIYRNKPHSYKDLPIRYAEFGTVYRYEQSGELHGLTRVRGFTQDDAHIFCMPSQVKDEFKKVMDIIELIFSALDFNDVTVQISLRDPNNKEKYIGTDENWTLAENAIKEVAEERGIPAIIEYGEAAFYGPKMDFMVKDAIGRKWQLGTIQVDYNLPERFELEYIGADNEKHRPVMIHRAPFGSMERFVAVLIEHCAGNFPLWLTPDQVIILPISEKYQKYAEKVLTLLENADIRAQIDDRSEKTGRKIRDAEMKKIPYMLIVGEKEEEINTVSIRKHKEGDLGSKSISDFIADIKEETENIYK
- the rplT gene encoding 50S ribosomal protein L20, with product MPRSVNVVAARNRRRKVMKMAKGQFGRRKNVWTVAKNAVEKGLTYAYRDRKAKKANFRQLWIVRINAAVREYGMSYSVFMGKIHAKGIELNRKALADLAMNNPQAFKAIVDAVK
- the nusB gene encoding transcription antitermination factor NusB produces the protein MLSRRHIRIKVLQALYAYFQGDVGNPINGEKQLLKHFEKVYDLFIYQLSLLVEIRAFAEERMIEAKKKYYPTEEELNPIEKFIRNPLLVQLAENKDLEKKSAALHINWKQEKELVLKLYNQIREADTYKQYLAEKNSTYKIDKLVITKIFEEVLIPSEALQFYFEDLNLNWTDDYFLVAQLVLMTISSYKVSWNENRALPTLFKDELDKYGGQDLIFARELFKKTIMHSDEFLEIIKPKIVNWEIDRVALMDLLILKMALVELTEMPSIPVKVTMNEFIEISKYFSTPKSKIFINGILDKLIVELKASGKIKKTGRGLVE